In Primulina huaijiensis isolate GDHJ02 chromosome 6, ASM1229523v2, whole genome shotgun sequence, a single window of DNA contains:
- the LOC140979400 gene encoding uncharacterized protein: MSTPSLSAKIDHYLFSRNFCQTLIISGLVLYIILTSFYPSQNLDLILKWSPPSAPSSDSSSTSLQILHSEPTNLNHVAFGLLGSIKMWPHRRAYLEAWWRPNKTRGYVYLDQAPPPEFLPWPATAPPYRIVDDLSKLFQETKPRFELMPRMVHGILELFREEHENVRWVVMGDDDSIFFVDNIVDVLAEYDHTKYFYLGWHSESVISNFWFSFKQAFGGGGIVLSYPLARALAKDMDSCLLRYAQLSSADLITMACIADVGVNLTPHKGIHQVDLHGDFSGFLSAHPKVPLMTFHHFDAMDPIFPGKDHFESTRHLMKAADADQSRLLQQSICYHRQNRWSFSISWGYSANIYENILPRSYLQTPIETFTPWANGPERPFYMFDTRLPSENPCEAPHVFYFDSVQESDVGDKFVTKYVRARPRGFGVCLVGGNHSAESITEIKVFSPAKKRLQTDRCECCDVVQVDESKAEINYRECNIDEIIA; this comes from the exons ATGTCAACTCCATCCTTATCTGCTAAAATCGACCATTACCTCTTCTCAAGAAACTTCTGCCAAACCCTAATAATCTCAGGCCTTGTTCTGTATATAATCTTGACCTCATTTTACCCCTCACAAAACCTTGATTTGATCCTGAAATGGTCTCCTCCTTCTGCACCTTCATCAGATTCTTCTTCGACATCGCTACAGATCCTCCATTCCGAGCCGACAAATTTGAACCACGTGGCCTTCGGGCTTCTGGGGTCAATAAAAATGTGGCCACACCGAAGGGCATACCTCGAAGCGTGGTGGAGGCCGAACAAGACCCGTGGCTACGTTTACCTAGACCAAGCTCCCCCGCCGGAGTTCCTCCCATGGCCGGCAACCGCCCCGCCATACAGAATCGTGGATGACTTGTCGAAACTGTTTCAAGAAACCAAACCCCGGTTCGAGCTCATGCCAAGAATGGTACACGGGATACTCGAACTCTTCAGGGAAGAACATGAAAACGTGCGATGGGTCGTGATGGGAGACGACGATTCTATCTTCTTCGTCGATAACATAGTCGACGTTCTTGCCGAATACGATCACACAAAGTATTTTTACTTGGGCTGGCATTCTGAGAGTGTGATCTCAAATTTCTGGTTCTCGTTCAAGCAAGCATTCGGCGGTGGCGGGATCGTGCTGAGTTACCCTTTGGCGAGAGCTCTGGCGAAGGATATGGACAGTTGTCTGCTTAGGTATGCGCAATTGAGCTCCGCAGATTTGATCACAATGGCGTGCATTGCGGATGTTGGAGTCAACCTGACTCCACACAAAGGGATTCATCAG GTGGATTTGCATGGCGATTTCTCCGGCTTCCTCTCAGCGCACCCCAAAGTCCCTCTCATGACATTCCACCACTTCGATGCAATGGACCCCATTTTCCCTGGCAAGGACCATTTCGAGTCCACGCGCCACCTCATGAAGGCTGCCGATGCTGACCAGTCTCGCCTCTTACAGCAATCCATCTGCTACCACCGGCAAAATCGGTGGTCTTTTTCGATCTCCTGGGGCTATTCTGCTAATATATACGAAAATATACTGCCACGGAGCTACCTGCAAACTCCCATAGAGACTTTCACGCCGTGGGCCAACGGACCCGAGCGGCCATTTTACATGTTCGATACACGGCTGCCATCGGAAAACCCCTGCGAAGCTCCCCATGTTTTCTATTTTGATTCGGTACAAGAAAGTGATGTAGGCGATAAGTTTGTTACGAAATATGTTCGAGCTCGACCTCGAGGTTTCGGAGTTTGTCTCGTGGGGGGTAACCATTCTGCGGAATCGATCAcagaaatcaaagtcttctccCCAGCAAAGAAGCGTCTCCAG ACGGATCGATGTGAATGTTGTGATGTTGTTCAAGTGGATGAGTCCAAGGCAGAGATCAACTATCGGGAGTGTAACATAGACGAGATTATTGCTTGA